From Micromonospora auratinigra:
AGCTGCTCGCCACCGGCCTGCGCTCGCCCCGGCTCGGCGCGGTGCCCCACCACCTGGAACGGGCCGGCGACCCGGCCGACACCGGCGCGAAGGCGCTGCTGGAGGCGCTGAACTACTGCGTGGACATGGGCTTCTACCACGCCACCCTGGACCTCGGCCGGCGCGGCCGGGCGGCCGTGGACCGGGCCACCCAGGAGGGTCCGTGGTGGGCCTTCACCACCAAGATGACCACCTCGCTGTCGGCGCTGGGGCACCCCGAGGAGGCCGAGAAGCTGTACGACGAGGCCCGCACCCTCAGCGTCAACCCGATCATCCACCGGCAGGCCGCGTACGCCACCGCGATGATCTACACCCGGCACCGGGACCGGGCCGACCGCGACCATCTGCGGGCGCGGGCCTGGATCAACCAGGCCATCGCGATCGCGAGCCTCCAGCCGGAGGGCGCCGACCGCAGCTTCTCCACCGTCTTCCAGCAGAACGGCCTGGCCCTCATCGAGCTGCACCTGGGCAACCTGCCGGGTGCGCTGGACCTGGTCAGCGCCGGCCTGGACCGCCTCGACGAGGAACTCGGCGCCGACGAGCACCGGTTGCACCGCTCGGTGCTGCTGCACAACCGGGCCCAGGTGCTGGCCGCCCTGGGCCGGCTCGACGAGGCGCTGGCCGACTTCACCGCGGTCATCGCCGACGACCCCAACCACCCCGAGTACCACTTCGACCGGGCGAACCTGCTGCACCGGCTCGGCCGCGACGACGAGGCCCTGGCCGGGTACGCCGACGCGATCCGGCTCGGCCCGCCGTTCCCCGAGGCGCACTACAACCGGGCCGACGTGCTGGCCGGCCTCGGTCAGCTGGAGGCCGCCCTGGACGACCTGAGCTACGTGCTGGAGCTGGAACCGGACAACGTGGACGCCCTGGTCAACCGCGCCGGCCTCTACGCCGTGCTGGACGACGCGGCGGCGCTGCGCGCCGACCTGGACGCCGGTCTCGCCCTCGACGGGGACAACCCGCACCTGCTCTGCCTGCTCGGCCAGAGCCAGGCCGAGCAGGGCCGC
This genomic window contains:
- a CDS encoding tetratricopeptide repeat protein yields the protein MAQRLWITGEHAHQRLAAARARTAVPLVAPIDAHRRRYGPYTATNTLFTALVPDLLATSPELVRRHDIEVLSVAPDLRSLVPASRETLTSLAVPAERTRFYSRVRTLRLSHGLVELLRDHLRTLGGPRRTLVLDRLDEADPTDAEFVSVLLRRLDPDLLTVIVGTGTGPLDDALTVALDRYAQRLEAPPVPFPDPPADPARAYVDADCCADEPALLAAYAGLDPDHRRRLHARRAEELLATGLRSPRLGAVPHHLERAGDPADTGAKALLEALNYCVDMGFYHATLDLGRRGRAAVDRATQEGPWWAFTTKMTTSLSALGHPEEAEKLYDEARTLSVNPIIHRQAAYATAMIYTRHRDRADRDHLRARAWINQAIAIASLQPEGADRSFSTVFQQNGLALIELHLGNLPGALDLVSAGLDRLDEELGADEHRLHRSVLLHNRAQVLAALGRLDEALADFTAVIADDPNHPEYHFDRANLLHRLGRDDEALAGYADAIRLGPPFPEAHYNRADVLAGLGQLEAALDDLSYVLELEPDNVDALVNRAGLYAVLDDAAALRADLDAGLALDGDNPHLLCLLGQSQAEQGRAAEAERSYRRALAADPRAVAAWSGLAALAFDAGDPSAAVGHLDRALAVGDDAALRYNRATAYRALGRYDDAVADLARAAELDPTDEDVRRERSECDRALSLAAGH